The DNA segment GAGAGGGCTAGGGTGAGGGCCCGGCACTGTCACACATCGCCTCATCTTCAGTTATGCTCGCCCTTCGTCGTAACCGCCGGAGCCACTGACCCCATGTCCGCCACTCGCCTGTTTCTCCCCCTCGCTCTCTCTCTGATGGCCGCCTGTGCCACGCAGCCAAAACACAACGTGACCGTGGAAAAACAAAGCGAATGCCCCGTGCGGCTGACCACCGGACAGAACCTTATCGTCATGCTGCCAAGCAACCCAACCACCGGCTACCGCTGGGCCATCCAGGATTCGGCCGGCGGCGTATTGCGTGCACTCAGCCCAGAGGTTTACAGCAACCCGGAAGATGCCGGCGTGGTCGGCTCCGCAGGCGTTTCGACCTGGCGCTTTCAAGCCTTCGCCGCCGGCACCGGACGTTTGCGCCTGACTTCGCAACAACCGTGGGCACCGGAAGTACTGCCGGTGGAAACTTTTGACTGCGCCATTTCGGTGAACTGACTCGCGAAACCGCGCTGGTTTCTTCGCGAGCAGGCTCGCTCCCACAGGACACCGCGATCCCCTGTGGGAGCGAGCCTGCTCGCGAAAGCGATATCCCTGACGGCGAAGTTTACCCGCCCGTACTGTGCTTTATCAGCAACCCAAGCATCCGCGCGCCACTTTGGCTAAAATGCCGGCCTTTTCCATCGACACCGCCGGAAACCGCCGTGAGCAAAGAACCCGATCGCCTATTCGCCCAGCCTTTGGCCCAGGTGCCTGACTTCGCTTTCAACGAAGACGTGGTGCGGGTGTTCCCGGACATGATCAAGCGCTCGGTACCAGGTTATCCGACCATCGTCGAAAACCTCGGCGTGCTCGCCGCGCAATTCGCCCAACCCAACAGCGTACTCTACGATCTTGGCTCGTCGCTGGGTGCCGTGACTCAGGCCCTGCGTCGTCACGTGCGCACCGACGGCTGTCGGGTGATTGCTGTGGATAACTCGGCAGCGATGGTCGAGCGCTGCCGCGAATACCTCAACGGTCAGGATTCGATGTTCCAGGAGTTGCTGCCGGTCGAAGTCATCGAAGGCGACATTCTCGCCCTCGACTTCCAGCCCGCTTCGGTGGTGGCGCTGAACTTCACCCTGCAATTCATCGCCCCCGATCAGCGCACCGCTTTGCTGTCGCGCATCCACCAGTCGTTGCTGCCGGGCGGCGCGCTGATTCTGTCGGAGAAGCTGCGCTTCAACGATGCCGAAGAGCACGCGCTGCTCACCGACCTGCACGTCGCCTTCAAACGTGCCAACGGCTACAGCGAACTGGAAATTGCCCAAAAGCGCAGCGCCATCGAAAACGTCATGAAGCCCGACAGCCTCGAAGAACACCGCGAACGCCTGCTGGCCGCCGGGTTCTCGAAAGTCGTGCCGTGGTTCCAGTGTCTTAACTTTGCCTCGTTGATTGCCTTGCCATGATTGATCTGTCCCCCCTCGCCCGCCGTCTGGCCGGCACACCGCTGGCCGAATGGGCCAGCACCCTGCAGGCGCAACTCGACAAGAAAATGGAGAAAGGTCACGGCGACCTGGAACGTTGGCAAAGTGCGCTCGACGCCCTGCCGAAGATCCAGCCAAGCGAAGTGGATTTGCTCAACGGGCTGAAACTCGACACCGATTGCGACGATGCAACCCGCGCGCAGATGCGCACCGCGCTGATGGGCCTGTCGCCGTGGCGCAAGGGCCCGTTCGATCTGTTCGGCGTGCACGTCGATACCGAATGGCGCTCGGACTGGAAATGGTCACGCGTCGCTCCGCACCTGGACCTCAAGGGCAAACGCATCCTCGATGTCGGTTGCGGCAACGGTTATTACATGTGGCGCATGCTCGGGGCCGGCGCGGACAGCGTGATCGGCGTCGACCCGAACTGGCTGTTCTTCTGCCAGTTCCAGGCGGTGCAGCGCTACTTGTCCGAGCCGAACGCCTGGCACCTGCCGTTCCCGTTCGAAGACCTGCCGGCGAATCTCGAAGGCTTCGACACGGTATTTTCCATGGGCGTGTTCTATCACCGCCGCTCGCCGATCGAGCACTTGCTGGCGCTGAAGGATTGCCTGGTCAAGGGCGGCGAACTGGTGCTGGAAACGCTGGTGGTCGAAGGCGACAAGCATCAGGTGCTGGTGCCCGAAGACCGCTATGCGCAGATGCGTAATGTGTGGTTCCTGCCGTCGGTGCCGGCGCTGGAATTGTGGCTGCGCCGTGCGGGTTTCACCGATATTCGTTGCGTGGATGTCAGCACCACCACGGTCGAGGAGCAGCGCGGGACGGAGTGGATGAAGTATCAGTCGCTGAGCGATTTTCTTGATCCTGAAGATCACAGTAAAACGGTTGAAGGGCTGCCGGCGCCGATGCGGGCCGTTATTGTCGCCAAAAAGTAACTTTCACAAACGCCGCATCCCCCTGTAGGAGTGAGCCTGCTCGCGATAGCGGTCTAACATTCAACTTTGATGTGACTGTTAGATTGCTATCGCGAGCAGGCTCACTCCTACAGTTTGGTTTTGTGTTTATTCAGGGGCTTTTCTGCGGCGGGCGCGAAAGAACTCGGTCAACACCGCCCCACACTCCTCCGCCAACACCCCGCCCTCATACAACACCCGATGATTCAAAAAGCCCTGGGCGAAAAACTGTCCCTGGCTCTGCACAATCCCGGCTTTCGGCTCCAGCGCGCCATACACCACCCGCGCCACCCGTGAATGCACGATCAGCCCGGCGCACATGCTGCACGGCTCCAGCGTCACATACAGGGTGCTGCCCGGCAGACGATAGTTATCCACAGCCTGGGCTGCGGCGCGGATCGCGACCATTTCTGCATGGGCGCTCGGGTCGCTGGCGCTGATCGGGCAGTTGTAGCCGCGACCGATGATCTCGCCGTTCTGCACCAGCACCGCGCCCACCGGCACTTCGCCCAGCGCTGCGCCTTGCGCAGCCAGCATCAGGGCTTCGCGCATGAAGTCGCGGTCGCGGCTGCGGTCGATAATTGCCGCTGGGCGAATCTGGCGCATCACTTCACCTCGATGGCGGCCATCAGGCCGGTTTCCATGTGGTCGATCACATGGCAGTGGAACATCCACACCCCCGGATTATCGGCCACCAGCGCTACTTGCGCGCGCTCGTTCTTGCCCAGCAGGTAGGTGTCGGTGAAATACGGAATGACCTTGTGCCGGTTCGATGCAATGACCTTGAAACTCATGCCGTGCAGGTGGATCGGGTGCTGGTACTGGGTCATGTTCTTCAATTCGAAGATGTAGCTCTGGCCCAGCTTGAGGCTGGCAATCGGTCGATCGGCGCAAGTCTTGTCGGTGATGTCCCAGGCCTTGCCGTTGATTTGCCACAGGCTCGGCGGTTTGCCGTTGTCGACATTGACCGACACCGAACCGACCCACTCGAAATTGAAGTTGAGTTTTTCGGCATTGGCCAGGTCCGGCTCGGCCACCGGGTTGGCCGGCAGCGCTTTTGGCCAGTCCGTCGGCGCATCGCTATTGGCCACCGAACGCAATGTACCCAGGCGCACCGGGCCGTTGCGCAGCGACAGTTCTTCGCCCGCTGCCGGCGCCTTGATCGCCAGGCAAATGCGCATGCCCGGGCCGAGCCAGTATTCCTTGCCCAGTGGCCGCGGCTCGATCGGGTTGCCATCCAGCGCATAGATTTTCGCTTCGACGCCGGGAATGTTGATGCGATACGTCAGGGTATTGTCGAGGTTAAGCAACCGCACGCGGGTGATCTGCCCGGCCGGCAAATCGATTACCGGCAACGGCACGCCATTGATTGTGGATAAACGCCCCGCTGTACCGCCCCGCGCGGCTTCGCGAGGAATGCTGAAGTCGACGAAGTTGCCTTGATCGTCGATGTGCCAGTTTTTCAGGCTCATGGTCTTTTCGTATTGGAAACCGGTAGGCTCGCGTTCTTCGACGATCAGCGGCCCGACCAGTCCGCGGCCGAGTTCTTCGCTGCTGCTGACGTGCGGGTGATACCAATAACTGCCGGCATCCGGCACGCGGAATTTGTAATCGAAGTATTCACCCGGCAGCACCGGCAATTGCGACACATAGGGCACGCCGTCCATTTCCAGCGGCAAACGAATGCCGTGCCAGTGAATCGTGGTCGCCACCGGCAAGTGGTTGATGAAGCGCACCCGCAACCATTCGCCCTGACGTACGCGCAGCTCGGTACCCGGCGCCGACGGCCCGAACGCCCAGGCTTCGGTCTTGTGCCCCGGCACCAGCTCGACGTCCAGCGGCGCGGCGATCAGTTCATAGTCGTGGCCCGCCTCGGCGTCGGCCATTTTGCCGAGCCAGTAACGCGACGCGCCCCCCGCCCCCATGCCAACGACAACAAGACCGGCCAGGCCACCGAGGATTTGGCGACGGGTAAAGGACATGAACTCAACTACCTCACGTATCAGCGACAGGCCCCGAGGGCCCGCAAAAGGCGAATACGATACACCTGCGGTTGAGAAACAGTAAGGGCGACCCGCCGCCGCACATCAGTTGCAGGCTAAGCGCGCAGCCCGGTAATCAGGTGCACCACGCCGTTCTCCAGAGGCATGACGCCCGCAACGCCAGCATCGCACAAGGCCTGTGCATCCAGCCGCGACACATCGCGCAACGTCACCCGCACCCGCGTCAACGCCACCGGCTGCTGCGATAGCAGGTTATCCACACCACCCAACGCGGCAACGATGGCAGCGCTCAACCCGTCGTC comes from the Pseudomonas granadensis genome and includes:
- a CDS encoding protease inhibitor I42 family protein, translated to MSATRLFLPLALSLMAACATQPKHNVTVEKQSECPVRLTTGQNLIVMLPSNPTTGYRWAIQDSAGGVLRALSPEVYSNPEDAGVVGSAGVSTWRFQAFAAGTGRLRLTSQQPWAPEVLPVETFDCAISVN
- the cmoA gene encoding carboxy-S-adenosyl-L-methionine synthase CmoA, coding for MSKEPDRLFAQPLAQVPDFAFNEDVVRVFPDMIKRSVPGYPTIVENLGVLAAQFAQPNSVLYDLGSSLGAVTQALRRHVRTDGCRVIAVDNSAAMVERCREYLNGQDSMFQELLPVEVIEGDILALDFQPASVVALNFTLQFIAPDQRTALLSRIHQSLLPGGALILSEKLRFNDAEEHALLTDLHVAFKRANGYSELEIAQKRSAIENVMKPDSLEEHRERLLAAGFSKVVPWFQCLNFASLIALP
- the cmoB gene encoding tRNA 5-methoxyuridine(34)/uridine 5-oxyacetic acid(34) synthase CmoB, which codes for MIDLSPLARRLAGTPLAEWASTLQAQLDKKMEKGHGDLERWQSALDALPKIQPSEVDLLNGLKLDTDCDDATRAQMRTALMGLSPWRKGPFDLFGVHVDTEWRSDWKWSRVAPHLDLKGKRILDVGCGNGYYMWRMLGAGADSVIGVDPNWLFFCQFQAVQRYLSEPNAWHLPFPFEDLPANLEGFDTVFSMGVFYHRRSPIEHLLALKDCLVKGGELVLETLVVEGDKHQVLVPEDRYAQMRNVWFLPSVPALELWLRRAGFTDIRCVDVSTTTVEEQRGTEWMKYQSLSDFLDPEDHSKTVEGLPAPMRAVIVAKK
- the tadA gene encoding tRNA adenosine(34) deaminase TadA — protein: MRQIRPAAIIDRSRDRDFMREALMLAAQGAALGEVPVGAVLVQNGEIIGRGYNCPISASDPSAHAEMVAIRAAAQAVDNYRLPGSTLYVTLEPCSMCAGLIVHSRVARVVYGALEPKAGIVQSQGQFFAQGFLNHRVLYEGGVLAEECGAVLTEFFRARRRKAPE
- a CDS encoding multicopper oxidase family protein, which produces MSFTRRQILGGLAGLVVVGMGAGGASRYWLGKMADAEAGHDYELIAAPLDVELVPGHKTEAWAFGPSAPGTELRVRQGEWLRVRFINHLPVATTIHWHGIRLPLEMDGVPYVSQLPVLPGEYFDYKFRVPDAGSYWYHPHVSSSEELGRGLVGPLIVEEREPTGFQYEKTMSLKNWHIDDQGNFVDFSIPREAARGGTAGRLSTINGVPLPVIDLPAGQITRVRLLNLDNTLTYRINIPGVEAKIYALDGNPIEPRPLGKEYWLGPGMRICLAIKAPAAGEELSLRNGPVRLGTLRSVANSDAPTDWPKALPANPVAEPDLANAEKLNFNFEWVGSVSVNVDNGKPPSLWQINGKAWDITDKTCADRPIASLKLGQSYIFELKNMTQYQHPIHLHGMSFKVIASNRHKVIPYFTDTYLLGKNERAQVALVADNPGVWMFHCHVIDHMETGLMAAIEVK
- a CDS encoding PTS transporter subunit EIIB, producing the protein MFDQLQKAFWKALTPDLVPDAPNVQATPDDGLSAAIVAALGGVDNLLSQQPVALTRVRVTLRDVSRLDAQALCDAGVAGVMPLENGVVHLITGLRA